A single window of Candidatus Methylomirabilota bacterium DNA harbors:
- a CDS encoding PBP1A family penicillin-binding protein translates to MASLRRLFARPGSGDPQPGRLSGHRRWRGPLRFVAVGLAVTVALGAAALVTYTAVELARFQRVEIRRTTIVMATGQPLAPGMNVRALDLAGTLTRLRYREVRSTPTSPGRHLRQAAAWDIYVRGVAEAGPPRPRQLRLELDGDRITRILDDGAPVAAASLEPEVITSVADRPGEDYRPVRLADVPLAFLQAILAAEDHRFFEHAGIDLRGLARAFWVNLQSGRVAQGGSTITQQLVKNRLLGAQRTLGRKLREAWLAAVIEWYYTKEQILEAYLNEIYLGQRGGLAIRGVGAATRSYFGKEVHQLTLSESALVAGMVRAPNSYSPVLHPQRARQRRNTVLGRLRELQQISAADYEAARREPLRIRPAPTTGQLAPYFADYVREELEERLEGGLGGVGSRVFTTLDPALQRFAEQAVVRGLERLEKARPRLKRAAPRERLQAVLVALDPATGHIRALVGGRDYEQSQFNRAAFARRQPGSAFKPFVFAAALGRLQGEPAFTAATFVDDEPLAVTVEGEIWSPRNYQDRYEGRVTVRRALEQSLNSATVRIALEIGLDRVIRAARALGLTSRLAPVPAVALGAFEVSPLELGRAYLPFANGGVRLDRTTAVRSVRDADGSPGVLVEPTTAQAISPAEAYVMTSLLQGVIASGTGAAAQPLQAMGAVAGKTGTTNDGRDAWFVGYTPNLLALVWVGFDSGQAHGLSGSDAALLIWTAFIRQALEAYPAPGFPTPAGITTAKIDVANGKLASLFCPVTVRETFLTGTEPAPCDEHGVLPEPVVEWWRRFRDWLGR, encoded by the coding sequence GTGGCCTCCCTGCGACGCCTCTTCGCTCGCCCCGGCTCCGGCGATCCCCAGCCCGGCCGCCTGAGCGGTCACCGCCGCTGGCGGGGCCCGCTGCGGTTCGTCGCCGTGGGCCTGGCCGTCACCGTCGCCCTCGGCGCGGCTGCGCTCGTCACCTACACGGCCGTCGAGCTGGCCCGGTTCCAGCGGGTGGAGATTCGGCGGACCACGATCGTGATGGCCACCGGCCAGCCGCTGGCGCCGGGGATGAACGTGCGGGCCCTCGATCTCGCCGGGACGTTGACCCGGCTGCGCTATCGGGAAGTGCGGTCGACGCCGACGAGCCCGGGACGACACCTCCGCCAGGCCGCCGCCTGGGACATCTACGTGCGGGGCGTCGCCGAAGCCGGGCCCCCGCGGCCCCGGCAACTGCGTCTCGAGCTGGACGGGGACCGGATCACCAGGATCCTGGACGACGGCGCGCCGGTGGCCGCGGCCAGCCTCGAGCCCGAAGTCATCACCAGCGTCGCCGACCGTCCCGGCGAGGACTACCGCCCGGTGCGGCTGGCCGACGTGCCGCTGGCGTTCCTTCAAGCCATCCTCGCGGCGGAGGATCACCGCTTCTTCGAGCATGCCGGCATCGATCTCAGAGGGCTCGCGCGGGCGTTCTGGGTCAATCTGCAAAGCGGCCGGGTCGCCCAGGGCGGCAGCACCATCACCCAGCAGCTGGTGAAGAATCGCCTGCTCGGGGCTCAGCGGACCCTCGGCCGAAAGCTGCGCGAGGCCTGGCTGGCCGCGGTGATCGAGTGGTACTACACGAAAGAGCAGATCCTCGAGGCGTACCTCAACGAGATCTATCTCGGCCAGCGCGGAGGGCTGGCCATCCGCGGGGTCGGGGCGGCCACACGCTCGTACTTCGGCAAGGAGGTGCACCAGCTCACGCTGTCCGAGTCCGCCCTGGTGGCCGGTATGGTGCGGGCGCCGAACAGCTACTCGCCCGTCCTCCACCCCCAGCGGGCCCGTCAGCGTCGCAACACCGTCCTGGGCCGGCTCCGCGAGCTCCAGCAGATCTCCGCAGCCGACTACGAAGCGGCGCGCCGCGAGCCGCTCCGGATCCGGCCGGCGCCGACTACCGGTCAGCTGGCGCCCTACTTCGCCGACTACGTGCGCGAGGAGCTCGAGGAGCGACTCGAGGGCGGGCTGGGCGGCGTGGGCAGCCGGGTCTTCACCACGCTCGACCCCGCGCTGCAGCGCTTCGCCGAACAGGCGGTCGTCCGGGGCCTGGAGCGGCTGGAGAAGGCTCGTCCCCGTCTGAAGCGGGCCGCGCCCAGGGAGCGCCTGCAAGCGGTTCTGGTCGCACTCGACCCCGCCACCGGCCACATCCGGGCCCTCGTTGGCGGCCGGGATTACGAGCAGAGCCAGTTCAACCGCGCGGCGTTCGCCCGCCGGCAGCCCGGCTCGGCGTTCAAGCCCTTCGTGTTCGCGGCGGCGCTCGGCCGGCTCCAGGGCGAGCCGGCCTTCACCGCCGCGACGTTCGTCGACGACGAGCCGCTCGCGGTCACCGTGGAGGGCGAGATCTGGAGCCCGCGCAACTATCAGGACCGCTACGAAGGGCGAGTGACCGTGCGGCGGGCGCTCGAGCAATCCTTGAACAGCGCAACCGTACGCATCGCGCTGGAGATCGGCCTCGACCGGGTGATCCGCGCGGCCCGCGCGCTGGGCCTGACCAGCCGGCTGGCCCCGGTGCCGGCCGTGGCGCTGGGCGCGTTCGAGGTCAGCCCGCTGGAGCTCGGCCGGGCCTACCTGCCCTTCGCCAACGGCGGCGTTCGGTTGGACCGAACGACGGCGGTCCGTTCCGTCCGCGATGCCGACGGCAGTCCCGGCGTCCTGGTGGAGCCGACCACGGCACAGGCCATCTCCCCCGCCGAGGCTTACGTGATGACCTCCCTTCTCCAGGGCGTCATCGCCTCGGGCACCGGGGCCGCCGCGCAGCCCCTGCAGGCCATGGGCGCGGTGGCCGGCAAGACCGGCACCACCAACGATGGGCGCGACGCGTGGTTCGTGGGCTACACGCCCAATCTCCTGGCTCTGGTCTGGGTGGGTTTCGACAGCGGCCAGGCCCACGGCCTGAGCGGCTCGGACGCCGCCCTGCTGATATGGACGGCGTTCATCCGCCAGGCGCTCGAGGCGTACCCCGCGCCAGGGTTCCCTACCCCCGCCGGCATCACCACGGCCAAGATCGACGTCGCCAACGGCAAGCTCGCCAGCCTCTTCTGCCCGGTGACCGTACGTGAGACGTTCCTCACCGGGACGGAGCCCGCGCCCTGCGACGAGCACGGCGTCCTGCCCGAACCCGTCGTGGAGTGGTGGCGCCGCTTCCGGGACTGGCTCGGACGCTGA
- a CDS encoding HAD-IIA family hydrolase — protein MLAGLRGFIFDLDGCVWSGEVLNPGARELLDGVGSSGRRLGFLSNNSRATGADLRARLHRLGVGVAEHVLTPLDIIGDVIGARWGRSRVLVIGAREMADAVLAAGHALIDVKEWRAATVVAVGNDFDLTYERLTAAARAAAAGAGLVTPNLDPRLPVEGGEFLPGCGAIVGAVATAAGVRPEVIGKPEPPLFRMMLARLGLPAPAVAMVGDGLASDIRGARAVGMPTVLYAPHGTEVTSEADVTVRSFTELAALIGLPA, from the coding sequence GTGCTGGCCGGTCTGCGCGGCTTCATCTTCGACCTCGACGGGTGCGTCTGGAGCGGCGAGGTGCTCAACCCCGGGGCGCGCGAGCTGCTGGACGGCGTGGGGAGCAGCGGCCGCCGGCTGGGGTTTCTCTCCAACAACTCCCGCGCCACCGGCGCTGATCTGCGGGCTCGTCTGCACCGCCTCGGCGTGGGCGTCGCCGAGCACGTCCTCACGCCGCTGGACATCATCGGCGACGTCATCGGTGCGCGCTGGGGTCGTAGCCGCGTGCTCGTCATCGGCGCCCGCGAGATGGCCGACGCCGTCCTGGCCGCCGGCCACGCGCTCATCGACGTCAAAGAGTGGCGGGCCGCGACGGTGGTGGCCGTGGGCAACGACTTCGACCTGACCTACGAGCGGCTCACGGCCGCAGCCCGGGCCGCCGCCGCCGGCGCTGGGCTCGTCACGCCGAACCTGGACCCGCGCCTCCCGGTGGAAGGGGGCGAGTTCTTACCGGGGTGTGGCGCCATCGTCGGGGCCGTCGCGACGGCGGCCGGGGTCCGGCCGGAGGTGATCGGGAAACCGGAGCCGCCTCTGTTCCGGATGATGCTGGCTCGCCTGGGCCTGCCCGCCCCCGCGGTCGCCATGGTCGGCGACGGCCTGGCCTCCGACATCCGCGGAGCTCGCGCCGTCGGAATGCCGACCGTCCTCTACGCCCCGCACGGCACCGAGGTGACCAGCGAAGCCGACGTGACGGTGCGTTCCTTCACCGAGCTCGCCGCCCTCATCGGCCTGCCAGCCTGA
- the glgA gene encoding glycogen synthase translates to MKALLLTREYPPHVYGGAGVVVDQLSQALGERMPVEVRCFGERSAASAEGIVVRGYAPWPRLAAGPEGPRFAPALETLSIDLAMARDPVDADVAHAHTWYADMAGLWIRTLYRIPLIVTLHSMEPLRPWKADQLGSGYLLSTWIEKTAVEAADRVIAVSGQMRDDIQRHFAVDPARVVVIHNGIDPQRFRRTGRRDALDRYGVRPPYVLFVGRITDQKGIFHLLDAAAKLPPSVQVVLCASAPDTAEIEERLRQAVPQHPNVRWINSMVPVDDVAQLYSHAVAFACPSVYEPFGLINLEAMACETPVVASAVGGILEVVEDGTTGYLVPPGRPDELAAALRRLLDDPGAARAMGKAGRRRVEERFSWARVAARTEEVYAEAIAEFRRTAAD, encoded by the coding sequence GTGAAAGCCCTTCTCCTCACGCGCGAGTACCCGCCGCACGTCTATGGAGGCGCAGGTGTCGTGGTCGATCAGCTCAGCCAGGCTCTCGGCGAGCGCATGCCCGTGGAGGTCCGCTGCTTCGGCGAGCGGTCGGCCGCGTCGGCCGAGGGCATCGTCGTCCGCGGCTATGCGCCGTGGCCGCGGCTGGCCGCCGGCCCCGAGGGGCCGCGCTTCGCGCCCGCGCTGGAGACGCTGTCCATCGACCTGGCCATGGCCCGTGACCCGGTCGATGCCGATGTCGCCCACGCCCACACCTGGTACGCCGACATGGCCGGGCTCTGGATCAGAACGCTGTACCGCATTCCGCTCATCGTCACCCTGCACAGCATGGAGCCGCTGCGGCCCTGGAAGGCTGACCAGCTTGGCAGCGGCTATCTGCTCTCTACGTGGATCGAGAAGACGGCGGTGGAGGCGGCGGATCGCGTGATCGCGGTCTCGGGCCAGATGCGCGACGACATCCAGCGTCACTTCGCCGTGGATCCCGCGCGCGTGGTGGTGATCCACAACGGCATCGACCCCCAGCGCTTCCGCCGCACCGGGCGGCGGGACGCCCTGGACCGCTATGGCGTGCGCCCGCCGTACGTGCTCTTTGTCGGGCGGATCACCGACCAGAAGGGGATCTTCCACTTGCTGGACGCGGCGGCCAAGCTGCCGCCCTCCGTCCAGGTCGTCCTCTGCGCGTCGGCCCCCGACACGGCGGAGATCGAGGAGCGCCTGCGGCAGGCGGTGCCCCAGCATCCCAACGTCCGCTGGATCAACAGCATGGTGCCCGTGGACGACGTGGCGCAGCTCTACAGTCATGCCGTCGCCTTCGCCTGCCCGTCGGTGTACGAGCCGTTCGGCCTCATCAACCTGGAAGCCATGGCCTGCGAGACGCCGGTGGTGGCCTCGGCCGTCGGCGGCATCCTCGAGGTGGTCGAGGATGGCACGACGGGCTATCTTGTGCCGCCCGGGCGTCCCGACGAGCTCGCCGCGGCGCTGCGCCGCCTGCTCGACGACCCCGGCGCGGCCCGGGCCATGGGCAAGGCCGGCCGGCGCCGCGTGGAGGAGCGATTCTCGTGGGCCCGCGTGGCCGCGCGCACCGAGGAGGTGTACGCCGAGGCCATCGCGGAGTTCCGGCGGACGGCGGCCGATTGA
- a CDS encoding sigma-54 dependent transcriptional regulator, producing the protein MSDPATILVADDDPGLRESLERTLNRDGYRVVAASDGQAALERLQAGGVDLILTDLKMPGLSGIELLHAAKAIAPDVDVILLTAFGTIEEAVKAMKDGAYDFLTKPVQRAQLQRVIRQALERRALIEQNRALQQRLDALLRQGAVIGTSPAFRRMMTLVEQVANSSATVRIQGESGTGKELVARAIHERSPRRNGPFVAVNCAALPEALLESELFGYERGAFTGAAGRKEGRFELADGGTLFLDEVTDLSLVTQPKILRVLQEGEFERLGGTRTIRVDVRIVAATNQDLAQLVREKRFREDLYYRLNVITITVPPLRERREDIPVLAQHFLHLYAAKNNRKLEGFTDEARRRLEGYSWPGNVRELENVIERGVVLAKDAQIDVTDLPEEIAGAAPLPEGVLSIRIGTPLAEVEQRLLEATLRATRNNKTLTARLLGIDPRTVSRKLERWDEADDTSSDAATE; encoded by the coding sequence GTGTCTGACCCCGCCACCATCCTGGTCGCCGACGACGACCCCGGGCTGCGGGAGAGCCTGGAGCGGACGCTCAACCGCGACGGTTACCGCGTGGTCGCCGCTTCCGACGGCCAGGCGGCCCTGGAGCGGCTGCAGGCGGGCGGAGTGGACCTGATCCTCACCGATCTCAAGATGCCCGGGCTGAGCGGGATCGAGCTCCTGCACGCGGCCAAGGCGATCGCCCCCGACGTCGACGTGATCTTGTTGACGGCCTTCGGCACCATCGAAGAGGCCGTCAAGGCGATGAAGGACGGCGCCTACGATTTCCTCACCAAGCCGGTGCAGCGGGCCCAGCTGCAACGGGTGATCCGCCAGGCCCTGGAGCGCCGGGCCCTCATCGAGCAGAACCGGGCGCTGCAGCAGCGTCTGGACGCCTTGCTCCGCCAGGGCGCGGTCATCGGGACGAGCCCGGCCTTCCGGCGCATGATGACGCTGGTGGAGCAGGTGGCCAACAGCTCGGCGACCGTGCGCATCCAGGGGGAAAGCGGCACCGGCAAGGAGCTGGTTGCCCGCGCGATCCACGAGCGGTCGCCGCGCCGCAACGGCCCCTTCGTGGCGGTGAACTGCGCGGCCCTGCCCGAGGCGCTCCTGGAGTCGGAGCTCTTCGGCTACGAGCGCGGAGCCTTCACCGGCGCCGCCGGCCGGAAGGAAGGGCGCTTCGAGCTGGCCGACGGGGGTACGCTGTTCCTGGACGAGGTGACCGATCTCTCGCTGGTGACCCAGCCCAAGATCCTCAGGGTGCTCCAGGAGGGGGAGTTCGAACGCCTGGGCGGCACCCGCACCATCCGGGTGGACGTCCGCATCGTGGCCGCCACCAATCAGGACCTGGCCCAGCTCGTCCGGGAGAAGCGCTTCCGGGAAGATCTCTACTACCGTTTGAACGTGATCACCATCACCGTACCGCCGCTGCGCGAGCGCCGCGAGGACATTCCCGTCCTCGCCCAGCACTTCCTGCACCTCTATGCGGCCAAGAACAATCGCAAGCTGGAGGGCTTCACCGACGAGGCCCGGCGGCGGCTCGAAGGCTACTCCTGGCCGGGCAACGTGCGCGAGCTGGAGAACGTAATCGAGCGCGGGGTGGTGCTGGCCAAAGACGCCCAGATAGACGTCACCGACCTCCCCGAGGAGATCGCCGGCGCCGCGCCGCTTCCCGAAGGCGTGCTCTCCATCCGCATCGGAACCCCGCTGGCGGAAGTGGAGCAGCGCCTCCTGGAAGCGACGCTGCGGGCGACGCGGAACAACAAGACCCTCACCGCGCGGCTGCTCGGCATCGACCCCCGGACCGTCTCCCGCAAACTGGAGCGCTGGGACGAGGCCGACGACACGAGCAGCGACGCGGCCACCGAATGA
- a CDS encoding ATP-binding protein has product MVTVERKPWHATFRLLEGDERVFAVLLAVAMVGGLATIGLVPLRPRHQVDLYSLVFWFAAYKSGIFALVTINPRATRGIFLGALAIDLLLVFVLLCLTGAAESLFYLLFFPLVAVNAYYFGPWVGLTAALLAGGLYTLATHVVPPWVGWTPGVLLAGMFGLPAMTLGLVADRERRARGEVERLNTELTGTLNRLQSAQEELIVAERMATVGRLSLKVAHEVRNPISAIELNAEILQDIVRSRPGHDSDEAPALVSAIRDQVRALDALTEEYLTFARFPRPHFEEESVNGLVEEVGEFIRPVATRQGLRLRVATDPQVPMMEVDRGLLRQAVLNLVKNGLEALSRGHELTLASRREGDAVEVSVSDDGPGISDEVAKRLFEPFFTTKPQGTGLGLSIARQIVEEHGGDLRWENRPGGGACFTLRLPIKSPARV; this is encoded by the coding sequence GTGGTGACCGTCGAGCGCAAGCCGTGGCACGCGACGTTCCGACTCCTCGAGGGCGACGAGCGCGTCTTCGCCGTCCTCCTCGCCGTGGCCATGGTGGGAGGGCTCGCCACCATCGGGCTGGTGCCGTTGCGCCCCCGCCACCAGGTCGATCTGTACTCGCTCGTGTTCTGGTTCGCCGCCTATAAGAGCGGCATCTTCGCCCTGGTGACCATCAACCCCAGGGCGACGCGGGGCATCTTCCTCGGCGCGCTGGCCATCGACCTCTTGCTGGTGTTCGTGCTGCTCTGCCTGACCGGCGCCGCCGAAAGCCTCTTCTACCTCCTCTTCTTCCCGCTGGTGGCCGTAAACGCCTACTACTTCGGGCCCTGGGTGGGATTGACCGCGGCCCTGCTGGCCGGCGGGCTCTACACGCTGGCGACCCACGTGGTGCCGCCGTGGGTCGGCTGGACGCCGGGGGTGCTGCTGGCCGGCATGTTCGGCCTGCCGGCGATGACGCTGGGCCTCGTGGCCGACCGGGAACGGCGGGCGCGAGGGGAGGTAGAGCGGCTCAACACCGAGCTGACGGGCACGCTCAACCGCCTGCAATCGGCGCAGGAAGAGCTGATCGTGGCCGAGCGCATGGCCACCGTCGGGCGGCTCAGCCTGAAGGTGGCCCACGAGGTGCGCAACCCCATCAGCGCCATCGAGCTCAACGCCGAGATCCTGCAAGACATCGTGCGGAGCCGGCCGGGGCACGACTCCGACGAGGCGCCTGCCCTGGTCTCGGCCATCCGCGACCAGGTGCGCGCGCTGGATGCGCTCACCGAGGAGTACCTCACGTTCGCCCGCTTCCCTCGGCCTCACTTCGAGGAGGAATCCGTCAACGGCCTGGTGGAGGAGGTCGGCGAGTTCATCCGCCCGGTGGCCACCCGCCAGGGTTTGCGGCTGCGCGTGGCCACCGACCCCCAGGTGCCGATGATGGAGGTGGATCGGGGGTTGCTCCGCCAGGCGGTCCTGAACCTCGTGAAGAACGGCCTGGAGGCTCTCTCCCGAGGCCATGAGCTGACGCTGGCCAGCCGGCGCGAGGGTGACGCCGTCGAGGTGAGCGTCAGCGACGACGGCCCCGGCATCTCCGACGAAGTGGCCAAGCGGCTGTTCGAGCCCTTCTTCACCACCAAGCCGCAGGGCACGGGGCTGGGCCTGTCGATCGCCCGTCAGATCGTCGAGGAGCACGGGGGCGACCTGCGCTGGGAGAATCGGCCCGGTGGCGGCGCCTGCTTCACGCTCCGGCTGCCCATCAAGAGTCCGGCCCGTGTCTGA
- a CDS encoding DedA family protein has protein sequence MVQHLIEHFTYLGLFLVLFATGLGLPIPEEGPIMAAGVLAQELVIRWWIALPVCLVGVLSGDTVLYWVGHHWGERILDWHAVRRVLTREREERLKAAYHRHGVKILFTARHVVGLRAAAFLTAGIAHVPFWRFIVADTAAALIGVPVSFGIAFLFTDQLERVLSDVHRIERWLALYALLVLAGWIGYLVWRQYRRT, from the coding sequence ATGGTCCAGCACCTGATCGAGCACTTCACGTATCTGGGGCTGTTCCTCGTCCTGTTCGCCACCGGCCTGGGGCTGCCCATCCCCGAGGAAGGGCCGATCATGGCGGCCGGGGTTCTGGCCCAGGAGCTGGTGATCCGCTGGTGGATCGCCTTGCCCGTCTGTCTGGTCGGCGTGTTGAGCGGGGACACGGTCCTGTATTGGGTGGGCCATCACTGGGGCGAGCGGATCCTGGACTGGCACGCCGTGCGACGGGTGCTCACTCGGGAACGCGAGGAGCGCCTGAAGGCCGCGTATCATCGCCACGGCGTCAAGATCCTCTTCACGGCCCGCCACGTGGTCGGGCTGCGGGCCGCCGCCTTCCTCACGGCCGGCATCGCCCACGTGCCGTTCTGGCGGTTCATCGTGGCGGATACCGCGGCCGCGCTCATCGGCGTGCCGGTGAGCTTCGGCATCGCGTTCCTCTTCACCGATCAGCTCGAACGCGTCCTGTCCGACGTCCACCGCATCGAGCGCTGGCTCGCGCTGTACGCGCTGCTGGTGCTGGCCGGCTGGATCGGCTATCTCGTCTGGCGGCAGTACCGCCGTACCTGA
- a CDS encoding glycosyltransferase — MSTSRRVILHTESSVGFGGQEIRVLGETRWLLDHGWGALIACQPGSRLLNEAQAAGLPVAAIAMRSALDVRAVLALGRLMKARGVRLVHTHSSIDSWVATPAAKSLGLPVVRGRHVTIPVLRRRALVYRLADRIITSGEAVKRMIAEVGVPADRIEAIAAGYDPARFHADVSGKPVRNELGLTGPVVGLVANLRGSKGHRYFLEAARLVLARLPATRFLVVGDGVAFDEVRGLVHELGLQSQVIMTGFRRDIPEVMAALDVLVLPSTRSEAVSQVILQALALGTPVVGTTVGGTPEVVRDGVTGRLVPPADVDALAAAILDLLHDLTSARAMARAGQALVRERYTVDATMARTTAIYAELLG; from the coding sequence ATGTCGACGTCCCGGCGCGTCATTCTCCACACCGAGTCCTCGGTCGGCTTCGGCGGCCAGGAGATCCGGGTGCTGGGCGAAACTCGCTGGCTGCTCGACCACGGCTGGGGCGCGCTGATCGCCTGCCAGCCCGGCAGCCGCCTCCTGAACGAGGCGCAGGCGGCCGGGCTGCCCGTCGCGGCGATCGCCATGCGAAGCGCGCTCGACGTGCGGGCGGTGCTGGCGCTGGGCCGGCTCATGAAAGCCCGCGGGGTCCGCCTGGTACACACCCACAGCTCCATCGACAGCTGGGTGGCCACGCCGGCCGCCAAGTCGCTCGGGCTGCCGGTCGTGCGCGGGCGCCACGTCACCATCCCGGTCCTGCGTCGGCGCGCCCTCGTCTATCGGCTCGCCGACCGCATCATCACCAGCGGCGAGGCGGTCAAGCGGATGATCGCCGAGGTCGGCGTTCCCGCCGACCGCATCGAGGCGATCGCGGCCGGCTACGACCCCGCCCGCTTCCACGCTGACGTCTCCGGAAAACCGGTGCGGAACGAGCTCGGGCTCACCGGCCCGGTGGTGGGCCTCGTGGCGAACCTCCGCGGGTCCAAGGGCCACCGGTATTTCCTGGAGGCGGCCCGGCTCGTCCTGGCCCGACTGCCGGCGACGCGCTTCCTCGTGGTGGGAGACGGGGTCGCCTTCGACGAGGTCCGCGGCCTGGTACACGAGCTGGGACTGCAGTCGCAGGTGATCATGACCGGCTTCCGGCGCGACATCCCCGAGGTCATGGCGGCGCTGGACGTCCTCGTGCTGCCCTCGACCCGCTCGGAAGCGGTGTCCCAGGTGATCTTGCAGGCCCTGGCGCTGGGGACGCCGGTCGTGGGCACGACCGTCGGCGGAACACCCGAGGTAGTGCGCGACGGCGTGACCGGCCGGCTGGTGCCGCCGGCCGACGTTGACGCTCTGGCCGCCGCCATACTGGATCTGTTGCACGACTTGACGTCGGCTCGCGCGATGGCCCGGGCCGGCCAGGCGCTGGTCCGGGAGCGCTACACCGTCGATGCGACGATGGCCCGCACCACCGCGATCTACGCCGAGCTCCTCGGCTGA